Within Spinacia oleracea cultivar Varoflay chromosome 4, BTI_SOV_V1, whole genome shotgun sequence, the genomic segment ctttgttgcgtgccttccctagctgcgcccgaaccgaacaagaacaagtctttaggactccaagtgtcgtccctccgtagatagtccacagcacgtccggatccgccttaagcttgaccaactaggatcgcccttaaggtacttagaattttcggcacttattaggcaattgtatgactgaatttttgctctcaaaaatcactttgaatacttgaatactctctgtaaatatgtgaccctaggcacctatttatagagttatggaaaaggatttggaatcctattaggatactaatttatttaattataatcctactaggactctaattaaacaaactaaatcttttaggattagatttaatcatatgacaaatcccggtagccttaggattcgagtaacacacttcgagtgatacgctagcaccgcacgcaggccttgcggcccacgcacaacgccagcccactcgtcgcagccccgcgcgcgcgccgaggccattgttgggcctggccttgcgctggaccgggcgtggcttggcagcgtgtttttgggcgcttgggcttgctgagcgtaggcctggcttcgtgctgggccttcgtctagcaagtctcgtccgatgctaattcgtacgacgcgcttccgattaaattcccgattccagaatttatttccgatatgaacaatatttaatatttccgattccggaattaatttccgtttcgaacaaatatttaatatttccgtttccggaattattttccgattccgataatatttccgattctgacaatatttccgtttccggcaatatttccgattctggcaatatttccatttccgataatattttccgatacgtaccatgtttccgtttccggcaacatctacgacttggataatatttacatttccgatacgatccatatttccgtttccggtaatatcatcgtttccggagcattcttttcttgcctgtgacgatctcagctcccactgaaaccaagatccgtcgattccgaatatccatagatggagtatttaatgccattaaatacttgatccgtttacgtactatttgtgtgaccctgcgggttcagtcaagagtaagctgtggattaatatcattaattccacttgaactgaagcggcctctagcttggcattcagctcacttgatcttactgaattattaacttgttaattaatactgaaccgtacttattagacttaacatagaatgcatacttggaccaagggcattatttccttcaatcaaaacttaactggtgaaaaggtgcCAAAAACACAGATTGACATAAAGTAAATAAGCTGAATTTAATTTGGCAGTTACCTTGCTTAGGTTGTAGTTTTGTTCGGGCAGTTACGACTGTCGTGATAATCATATGCCCCACAagctttacattttcttttggGTTTCTGACTTTGCTCAATTGCTGCCTCCTTTTCTCCTACTATTCTATGTCTCTTGCCTTTATTCTTTGATGGTATTGGATTTTGGATATTGAGGTTAGAAGACGCACTAGGACCAACAAAAAGCTCCATctcttgagtttttgtcattggcacacactttcctttttctacCAAATTCTTACTAAAATCTCTAAGATTATCGAGAAATTGTTGCAAATTTTCCTCATTTCCCTCTGCAAGGCCTACACAGTTAAAAATCTCTGACCAGATTTCCCCTAACATTTTAGTTGTTGTGTTCATCTTCCTACATTCTTCAAGGAAGTTACCATGCATATCAAAAATTGGCCTTTTGGTTGCCTCTTTTTTCCATCGATCAAGAATGTAGTATTCTGGAATCTTTGTAACTTGTCTTGCGTTTAAAACACATATTGCATGTTTACATAAAATCCCCAATCTCTCAAACAATTTGCAAGAACATGATGTCACGAGATTTCCAGAATTAAATGTTACCTCACTTGTTTTCTGTCGAGAATGGTCCATGACTTGTGCGATTTCAATATTTTCTTCCATTCTAATAGAACTAATCCCACATCTGAAACAAGCCTTGTACACCTCATCCTGGAACATGTAGAACATTTTTCTCGTATACACCTCAGCTGCATGTTTCTCCAAAGGCAATGGAGTTATAAATTGAGGAACAGAGTGAATAGATTCCGTATTTAGCTTATCTTGCTTGTGCCTTTGTGCGTCCATTGCACTTTCAAAACGCATGTAGAATTCTACAAGTGTCACATGCGGATTGGTGAAATTGTTGAAAAAACTATTCTCACTTTCTGATCTTGAGGTAGTTCTTAAAATGCCTCCTAACCTGCATTCAATAGCTTAACATATGAAATTTATGAcatttaaaacaaaaaagtaaTCAAAAAGTTTTCtgctcatttgcacaaatgagtaatatttttgctcatttagacaagtAACTATTATGGTTTGGATAGTTTTATGGTTATTTGCAAAAATGAGTACCTTTTTTGCTCATTTAgctaaatgagtaaatttattttgctcatttgtctaaatgagtaaatttattttactcatttagacaaatgagtaaatgaattttgctcatttgcagaAATTAAAGTTTCTGATtttaaatgagtaaatttattttactcatttagacaaatgagtaaatgaattttgctcatttgcagaAATTAAAGTTTCTGATTTttaatgagtaaatttattttgctcatttgtctAAATGAGTAAATGAATTTTTCTCATTTGCAGAAATTAAAGTTTCTGATTTTGAATGAGTAAagttattttgctcatttgtctaaatgagtaaatttattttactcATTAAGAGAAATGAGTAAatgaattttgctcatttgcagaAATTGAAGTTTCTGATTTTAAAGGCAACAACTGATCTGGAAAGAGCATTATCAGCAAGTTAATCTTAAGCTAGACTTCAAGTAAACACCATACATCACAACTTAACTGGTGAAAGGTGCCAAAAACACAGATTGACAGAAAGTAAATAAGCAGAAATGATATCAAATTTTTGACAGAAAGTAAAAGAGAAAATGCTGCCTAACCTGAGATCTCTAAAGTAGCACGGTATCCAATGTTCTCTTATTGAAAACATATGTTGGAACCAACCATTCTCCACAAGGTTATATTGAACCATAAGCGAGTTCCAAGTAGCTTCAAATTCCTCGGATTCTTGTTCCATGTCCCACACACACTCATTTAACAACTTAAGAAAATCTTCATCTTGTTTGAGCTCGGGGCCTACTTTTTCAGGAACTTTTTTCATTATATGCCAAAAACAAAGTCGGTGGCGAGTGTTAACAAACACCTCATTTATGGCAACTTTCATTGTCGGGTCTTGATCGGTTATCAAATACCTAGGCTCACAATTTCCCATAGCATTAAGGAAAGTCCTAAAAAGCCATTCAAATGATTGAGCATCTTCTTTAGAAAGTAAACCAACCCCAAATGTTATGCAAGACTTGTGATGGTATACTCCGGTGAAAGGAGCTAAAACCATTGAGTATGTGTTGGAGTCATAGGTGCAATCAAAGGATATCATCTCTCCAAACAATGAATAATTTTTACGGCTAGTTGCATCCGCCCAAAACAGATGGGAAACATGATCATTTTCATCTGGGGCATAATGAAAGTAGAACCCATTGAAAACATCTCTTTTTCGTATAAAATTCTCAATTAACATCTTAGCATCATCACCCTTGATGTGCTCCTTCAAATCTCTATGAAAGTTCATAAAGTCTTTCATTGTGGCCCCAACATTGTCGTAACTACCTACATTTTCCTTAAATAGCCGAAAAGATTTCGTTGGTCCAATGTTCATTCTTGTATTATTATTCACAAAATTCTTGTGAACCATCGTCATTTTCCTTGAACTTCTCAAATATGGCATGGATGTAGGAGAGGCTAGGCAATGGTTATGAGGCTCAAAAAATTTGGTAACTTTGTATTCTCCATCTTCATTGTTAAGATTCcaaatgattctagccttgcaaccAACTCGCTTTGAGTTTCTTTTACGGCGTCGCTTCCCTTTTTTATCATAATTACCTTCGGATTCTAAGATACCTTCTCTACTACAAAGATAATACTTTTGAATGATACCTTTGCTATTCTTGTATACTGTAGCTGAACGAACATCAAAACCACATATTACAGCATACTCCTTATAAAATTCGATAGCCTTTTCTAAAGTTTTGAATACCATTCCTTCACGTGGTTTCTTATCTTCAACACAATATGGAATCCATTCCCTAGTTCCATCTTGAGTCAGATATGTTTCTGCTCTAGGACTTCGAATATATTCGATTGGTGTAGGTTGTTCTGTAGGCACTGTAGAGACTGGTGTAGGCGCCGTAGGTACTGTTCTATGCTCCATAGGTTCTGTTGTAGACTCCATAGGGACTGTCGTAGGCACTGTAGATACTCTTGTAGGATTTGCAGGCCCCTCCTTTGCAGGCTCTATAGGATCTGTTGTAGGAACTGCAGTAGGAACTGAAATAGGCaatgcacaagccaaaaataatTACATATATTAAATGAAAGCAGTAACAATCAGATTCAAgcaaaacaaaattaatttgctcatttgatcaaatgagcaaaattaatttgctcatttgaccaAATTAGCTAAattaatttgctcatttgaccaaatgagcaaaattaaaatgagcaaaactaaaattaaaatgaccaaatgagcaaaattaatttgctcatttgaccaaatgagcaaatttacaTATTTCAGGCTTTTACTTGTGGTAAAGTTTGCTCATTtgaccaaatgagcaaaatttaatATTCCAGGCAGTTACTGCCTGTgctaaaatttgctcatttgaccaaatgagcaaaataatttCTTCCAAACATTTACTGATTTTGtcaatatttgctcatttgaacaaatgagcaaataatttccaaaaaatCAGTTCTGCTTCCGTAATTAGCATACATGAGCAAAATTAgcataaatgagcaaaattgaTTCACACCCTAAATAGTTGTAACAACTTTGCTCATTTGCTCAATTGGGGGTTCACACTCTAAACAGTTGCaacaattttgctcatttggtcaATTGGTTCACACCCTAAATACTTGCaacaattttgctcatttgctcaATTGGTTCACACCCTAAATACTTGCaacaattttgctcatttgctcaATTGGTTCACACCCTAAACAATTGAaacaattttgctcatttgctcaATTGATTGATGTTGCACTCTCTTTTTTGTTTCTTCAAAAACCAAACAGCAGGGACTTTAAACCCCTCCTAAAACTCAACATgagtaattaaaaatttatgcaATTTACATACCTAATTTTCGCAATTTTCATTCAAAATTACTAATCAACTCTATTCACtataaattatttattgtttcatttattttaatattttcccaATTAAAAACAGGGGTTTACTCTCCCTTTCAATTTCTCATGAACAACCAAAGACACAATCAAAATTTATGCAAAATTCATTCAAAATTAAcgcaattttcaatcaaaaatatcAATCAATTCATGTTCACaattaatttgtaatttgttCAATAATTTCGaaagtttagttttaaaattaaaGCTAATTAATTtcaactaaaaattaaaaaaagtaccttCCATTATGGATGAATTTGAATAGCTTAGCAAGAAGGATGATAAAAACGAGTTGGAAGAATTAATTCTTGGTTTCAGCCATGGACGAATTGCTCAtgatttctttaattcttgtttCTTGGATTTCCTAGGTTTTCGCCATTGAAGGATTTTagaaagaagaaagagaattgtcggggtttGGGGGGAAATTATGTGGCGTTATTTCTTGGTTTGGGGGGTTTGTCGCGTTTTTTCACGCACGAGATCTACGGCTCAGAATTTCGCGAGATCTACGGCTACGATGGCTTCCTATTATTCCCATTTTAATGTCCTTCTCATTGGAGGgggaccctatatatatatatatatatatatatatatatatatatatatatatatatatatatatatatatatatatatatatatatatatatatatatatatataaggaggcatatttgctgaaatattagagcgccacctaggattactaatggtttcggccaatgaaaaataagatttctaatttatttttgaattaaaaaaaatcaagtgccacgtaaataatttaattaattaattactaatatatacaactccatcaaaatcaaacactctaatagttaaaaaataaatctaaaataaaattcatccataaTCTAAATTATCTTTTCCTATGAGAAGTAAACTTCACGTTAAATTAAGTGTGGGATAATATCAATAATTAGAGTTTATAACATACTAAACCTCTATGTGATGAAATAGATCTATATAAACCCATGAGGTGAATTGTCAACCCACTCCACCAAACCAATGTC encodes:
- the LOC110780359 gene encoding protein FAR1-RELATED SEQUENCE 5-like, giving the protein MEVPTAVPTTDPIEPAKEGPANPTRVSTVPTTVPMESTTEPMEHRTVPTAPTPVSTVPTEQPTPIEYIRSPRAETYLTQDGTREWIPYCVEDKKPREGMVFKTLEKAIEFYKEYAVICGFDVRSATVYKNSKGIIQKYYLCSREGILESEGNYDKKGKRRRKRNSKRVGCKARIIWNLNNEDGEYKVTKFFEPHNHCLASPTSMPYLRSSRKMTMVHKNFVNNNTRMNIGPTKSFRLFKENVGSYDNVGATMKDFMNFHRDLKEHIKGDDAKMLIENFIRKRDVFNGFYFHYAPDENDHVSHLFWADATSRKNYSLFGEMISFDCTYDSNTYSMVLAPFTGVYHHKSCITFGVGLLSKEDAQSFEWLFRTFLNAMGNCEPRYLITDQDPTMKVAINEVFVNTRHRLCFWHIMKKVPEKVGPELKQDEDFLKLLNECVWDMEQESEEFEATWNSLMVQYNLVENGWFQHMFSIREHWIPCYFRDLRLGGILRTTSRSESENSFFNNFTNPHVTLVEFYMRFESAMDAQRHKQDKLNTESIHSVPQFITPLPLEKHAAEVYTRKMFYMFQDEVYKACFRCGISSIRMEENIEIAQVMDHSRQKTSEVTFNSGNLVTSCSCKLFERLGILCKHAICVLNARQVTKIPEYYILDRWKKEATKRPIFDMHGNFLEECRKMNTTTKMLGEIWSEIFNCVGLAEGNEENLQQFLDNLRDFSKNLVEKGKCVPMTKTQEMELFVGPSASSNLNIQNPIPSKNKGKRHRIVGEKEAAIEQSQKPKRKCKACGAYDYHDSRNCPNKTTT